The genomic segment GGCACCACCGGTCTCGCCGGCCGCAACTCCATGATCGGCCCGAGCGTATTTACGGATGACATGTCCGTCCTGAAGAACTTCCGCGTGACCGAGCGCTTTACGGCTCAGTTCCGCATGGACGCCTACAACGTATTCAATCACCCCGCGCTAGACTTCAGCCCGCAAGGTTACGCGTCTAGTGGCGGTGGTTGCGTAGACTGCGGCGGGACCAACGGGAAGATCAAGGACATCTTGAATGGCACGACCATGCGCCAGCTGACGTTCGCCGTGAAGCTCCTCTTCTAAGCGACATGCAATTGGTTTAACTTAAGGGGAGTCCTCCAGGCTCCCCTTAATTTTTGCTGTTGGGGAATTTCAGGCGGGAGTTCTCGTTGCTGCGGCTGTCGAAGGGTCTGTCGAAGGGTCTAGTGTTCGCCATTGCGTTGAGTAGCTTAGTTGCCATCTCCGCTCTGGCGCGCCAGGCACCGTCAAGCACCGACGGATCGGGTTATGTCGGCAATGAGGCCTGTGCGCCCTGCCACCAAAAAATCTATGAGTCCTACAAGCGTACCTCCATGGCCCATGCCAGCGGGCCCGCAACCGACGATCTGATTCCTGCTGACTTCGTTCATCCGCCATCCCGGGTCCATTATCGGATTTACGCTGATGGCAATCGCGCCTGGTTGACCTTCGAGCGGCCCGGAGATGCTGCACTCAACGGCAAGCGTCAACTCTTGTACTACATCGGTTCGGGACGAAGGGGGAAGAGTTACCTGTTCGCCGTTGACCGCTTCCTGTTCGAATCACCAGTCAACTGGTATGCGAACAAGCACACCTGGGACATGGCGCCCGCGTACCAGGATGCGCGACAAGCTCCTCTCAACCTTCCCGCCTACACCAGTTGTCTGCATTGTCACGTTAGCGGCATGAAGCCTCCGCTCAAGGGAACCGAGAATCGCTATGACATGCCGGTATTCGCCTATTCGGGCGTAAGCTGTGAACGCTGTCATGGGCCGGGGGCGGCGCACGTGAAGGGAGGTGCGATCGTAAATCCGGCGAAGCTGGTACCGGATTGGCGGGATGCAGTCTGCATGCAATGCCATCTGGAAGGTAAGGTGGCGATTGAGCGCCGCGGGCGTCACGTTTACGACTATCGCCCGGGAGACAATCTGTCTGACTATATGCGTTACTACGTGCTTATTGATCCGCAGGCGCAAGGGCTGGGAGCGGTCAGCCAGGTTGAGGCATTAGCTGGAAGCATGTGCAAACAGAAATCAGGGGACAAAATGTCCTGCACCAGCTGTCACGACCCTCACTCTTCGCCCCCGGCGGAAGAGCGGGTTTCCTACTTTCGCGGCAAGTGCCTCACATGCCACGGCGAGGCCTTCGGCGCCAAGCATCATGCGGAACAGAGCGATTGCACAGCCTGTCATATGGCAGCTATATCGAGCACCGACATCGTGCACACGCAGGTAACCGATCATCGCATTCCGCGGCGTCCTGGACCTGCGCCACGTCTGGAAGATCTGTCACCACGCTCTCCACGCCTGCAGCCTTTCCCACCATCGCCAGAAGCGGAACAGGATACACGCGACCTGGCGTTGGCCTGGGAGTCTCTGGCCAAAGACGGGATGCCTGTCGCAAAGACTGAAGCCGAGAGGCTGCTGCGAGTTGCGGCCGGACAGAATCCACCGGATGCCGTAGTCCTTTCTGGCTTGGCATACCTGGAGCAGACGCACGGAGCTATAGATCATGCGCGCGAT from the Terriglobales bacterium genome contains:
- a CDS encoding tetratricopeptide repeat protein, which produces MLRLSKGLSKGLVFAIALSSLVAISALARQAPSSTDGSGYVGNEACAPCHQKIYESYKRTSMAHASGPATDDLIPADFVHPPSRVHYRIYADGNRAWLTFERPGDAALNGKRQLLYYIGSGRRGKSYLFAVDRFLFESPVNWYANKHTWDMAPAYQDARQAPLNLPAYTSCLHCHVSGMKPPLKGTENRYDMPVFAYSGVSCERCHGPGAAHVKGGAIVNPAKLVPDWRDAVCMQCHLEGKVAIERRGRHVYDYRPGDNLSDYMRYYVLIDPQAQGLGAVSQVEALAGSMCKQKSGDKMSCTSCHDPHSSPPAEERVSYFRGKCLTCHGEAFGAKHHAEQSDCTACHMAAISSTDIVHTQVTDHRIPRRPGPAPRLEDLSPRSPRLQPFPPSPEAEQDTRDLALAWESLAKDGMPVAKTEAERLLRVAAGQNPPDAVVLSGLAYLEQTHGAIDHARDLYRRALAVDPYLIDAANNLGAIEAREGNLRNAIQLWDDAFGRAPARSTIGMNLARTFCDAGKADDARSFILRVLEFNPDMQAAKRLLQQINATPSACAH